The following are encoded together in the Xanthobacter autotrophicus Py2 genome:
- a CDS encoding MltA domain protein (PFAM: MltA domain protein; 3D domain protein~KEGG: rpd:RPD_0420 MltA) produces MLLSLVAVAAAPAHAAMLSVVAPPDIAGSKLVPVAFGALDGWAADDHAAAFQTFLNSCAARRASPAEVGPASAPTLAAGLTHACAAAARLGATTPSREVARLFFEANFRPYRVVPDTGGEAFFTGYYEPEVAGALAPGNGFDVPVYGRPADLLMSGGGPTPNSGGALRREGDALVPYFDRAAIEDGALAGRGLEVAWLKDPIDLFFMQIQGSARVRLPDGRVLRLNYDGYNGHPYLPVGRLLIARGLVPREEMSMDRIRAFMEADPEAGRALRRENRSYVFFKALDLGGEAGAMGAEGVPLTAGRSIAVDRRLHTYGTPVFVAADLPLSAPGSSEPFRRLMIAQDTGSAIVGPARADLYFGTGLEAGAVAGRIRHSGSFTLLVPRFAAAGTPGHPR; encoded by the coding sequence ATGCTCCTCTCCCTTGTGGCCGTCGCCGCTGCGCCGGCCCACGCTGCCATGCTGAGTGTGGTTGCCCCGCCCGATATCGCCGGCTCGAAGCTGGTGCCGGTGGCCTTCGGCGCTCTCGACGGCTGGGCGGCGGACGACCATGCCGCCGCCTTCCAGACCTTTTTGAACAGCTGCGCCGCCCGTCGCGCCTCGCCGGCCGAGGTGGGACCCGCCTCCGCTCCGACGCTGGCCGCCGGCCTGACCCATGCCTGCGCGGCCGCCGCGCGGCTGGGCGCCACCACCCCGTCGCGGGAGGTGGCGCGGCTGTTCTTCGAGGCCAATTTCCGCCCCTATCGCGTGGTGCCGGACACAGGCGGCGAAGCCTTCTTCACCGGCTATTACGAGCCGGAGGTGGCAGGCGCGCTGGCCCCCGGCAATGGATTCGACGTGCCGGTCTATGGCCGTCCGGCCGACCTGCTGATGAGCGGCGGCGGCCCCACTCCCAATTCGGGCGGCGCCCTGCGGCGGGAGGGCGATGCCCTCGTGCCCTATTTCGACCGCGCCGCCATCGAGGATGGGGCGCTCGCCGGCCGGGGACTGGAAGTCGCCTGGCTGAAGGACCCCATCGACCTGTTCTTCATGCAGATCCAGGGCTCGGCCCGGGTCCGGCTGCCGGACGGGCGGGTGCTCCGGCTGAATTACGACGGCTATAACGGCCATCCCTACCTGCCTGTAGGCCGGCTCCTCATCGCGCGGGGCCTGGTGCCGCGGGAGGAGATGTCCATGGACCGCATCCGCGCCTTCATGGAGGCGGATCCGGAGGCTGGCCGGGCGCTGCGGCGCGAGAACCGGTCCTATGTGTTCTTCAAGGCCCTCGATCTTGGCGGGGAGGCCGGTGCCATGGGCGCTGAGGGCGTGCCGCTGACCGCAGGCCGCTCCATCGCCGTGGACCGCAGGCTGCACACCTATGGCACGCCGGTGTTCGTGGCGGCGGACCTGCCGCTTTCCGCGCCCGGTAGCAGCGAGCCCTTCCGTCGCCTGATGATCGCGCAGGATACCGGCTCGGCCATCGTCGGGCCGGCACGGGCGGATCTTTATTTCGGCACCGGGCTTGAGGCCGGCGCGGTGGCCGGGCGTATCCGCCATTCCGGCAGCTTCACCTTGCTGGTACCGCGCTTCGCAGCCGCCGGGACGCCGGGGCACCCCCGATGA
- a CDS encoding Smr protein/MutS2 (PFAM: Smr protein/MutS2~KEGG: bra:BRADO0206 conserved hypothetical protein; putative Smr protein/MutS2 C-terminal) — protein sequence MSRRGRRRQLSAEERALWDHVVRSVTPLKLPAVPQDVAPLVPEAAPATVEPPVAPSPAKAAKAFLPKTPPPPPPAPPLASLEPKTRRRLTRGAEVDARLDLHGLTQAAAHRRLRLFLIEAQALGHSLVLVITGKGDPDRLMSTGPAFGEGRGVLKRAVPLWLAEPELRMIVVGFEAAGRRHGGEGALYVRIRRRKI from the coding sequence ATGAGCCGGCGCGGACGGCGGCGCCAGCTTTCGGCGGAAGAGCGCGCGCTCTGGGATCATGTGGTGCGCTCGGTGACGCCGCTGAAGCTGCCCGCCGTGCCGCAGGATGTGGCGCCGCTGGTGCCGGAAGCCGCGCCCGCGACGGTGGAACCGCCCGTCGCTCCGTCTCCGGCCAAGGCGGCGAAGGCCTTTCTGCCCAAGACGCCGCCGCCTCCCCCACCCGCGCCGCCCCTCGCGTCGCTGGAGCCCAAGACCCGCCGTCGGCTTACCCGTGGCGCCGAGGTGGATGCGCGCCTCGACCTGCACGGCCTCACCCAGGCCGCCGCCCATCGCCGGCTGCGGCTGTTCCTGATCGAGGCGCAGGCGCTGGGCCATTCGCTGGTGCTGGTCATCACCGGCAAGGGCGACCCCGACCGCCTCATGAGCACAGGCCCCGCCTTCGGCGAGGGGCGGGGCGTGCTCAAGCGCGCGGTGCCGCTGTGGCTCGCCGAGCCGGAGCTGCGGATGATCGTGGTGGGTTTCGAAGCCGCTGGCCGCCGCCATGGCGGGGAAGGCGCGCTCTATGTGCGCATCCGCCGGCGCAAGATCTGA
- a CDS encoding NUDIX hydrolase (PFAM: NUDIX hydrolase~KEGG: bra:BRADO4664 conserved hypothetical protein; putative NUDIX hydrolase), translating to MKQRPSSRLLVVNAQGRLLLFRFAHRTGALAGSIFWAPPGGGLDVGESFEQAACRELLEETGLRITHPGPQVARRIVTFTMPDGIAVEADERYFLIRVSTLEVSSALWTAEEQAVVTEHAWWSQADLNRASEQVWPEDMADMLVDAGVWAASG from the coding sequence ATGAAGCAGCGCCCCTCCTCCCGCCTGCTGGTCGTGAACGCGCAAGGTCGCCTGCTGCTGTTCCGGTTCGCGCACAGGACCGGCGCGCTGGCCGGCTCCATCTTCTGGGCGCCGCCGGGGGGCGGGCTCGATGTGGGCGAGAGCTTCGAGCAGGCCGCGTGCCGGGAACTGCTCGAGGAAACCGGCCTTCGCATCACCCACCCCGGCCCGCAGGTCGCCCGGCGCATCGTCACCTTCACCATGCCGGACGGGATCGCGGTGGAAGCCGACGAGCGCTATTTCCTCATCCGCGTTTCGACGCTGGAGGTGTCCTCGGCACTCTGGACCGCCGAGGAACAGGCTGTGGTCACCGAGCACGCCTGGTGGTCGCAGGCCGATCTCAACCGGGCCAGCGAGCAGGTGTGGCCGGAAGACATGGCCGACATGCTGGTGGACGCGGGCGTGTGGGCCGCTTCCGGCTGA
- a CDS encoding amidohydrolase 2 (PFAM: amidohydrolase 2~KEGG: reu:Reut_B3785 amidohydrolase 2), producing MRVAASAREPAEGLPASGPIRKIALEEHFTTPDLASRNVARPTRSDALFADIERRLVDFDSLRLETMDRAGISLCVLSVTTPGVQAEKDTATAISLARKANDALAEEVRRQPTRYAGFAHLPMQDPTVAADELERCVRQLGFKGALINGQTNGQYLDADRFLPFWERVADLDVPVYLHPGELADAPAMFAGRPELGGAVWAWTAETASHALRLVFGGTFTRFPTLKVILGHMGETLPSLLWRFDSRWQCALGETLPPEQLPSAIIRRHFAITTSGVCDPTALAAAIAALGEDAVMFSVDYPYEDTSAAAAFIEAAPLDPAVRAKVCHANAERILKL from the coding sequence GTGCGAGTGGCTGCTTCTGCAAGGGAACCCGCCGAGGGCTTGCCCGCCTCCGGTCCCATTCGCAAGATCGCCCTTGAAGAACATTTCACCACGCCTGACCTCGCGAGCCGCAACGTCGCCCGGCCGACCCGCAGCGACGCGCTGTTCGCGGACATTGAGCGGCGGCTGGTGGATTTCGACAGCCTGCGGCTGGAGACCATGGACCGGGCCGGCATTTCGCTGTGCGTGCTGTCGGTCACCACGCCCGGCGTGCAGGCCGAGAAGGACACGGCCACCGCCATCAGCCTTGCGCGCAAGGCCAATGACGCGCTCGCCGAGGAGGTGCGCCGCCAGCCCACGCGCTATGCCGGCTTCGCCCACCTGCCGATGCAGGACCCTACTGTGGCGGCGGACGAACTGGAGCGGTGTGTCCGCCAGCTCGGCTTCAAGGGCGCCCTCATCAACGGGCAGACCAACGGCCAGTATCTCGATGCCGACAGGTTTCTCCCGTTCTGGGAACGGGTGGCCGACCTCGACGTGCCGGTCTACCTCCATCCCGGAGAACTGGCGGATGCGCCGGCCATGTTCGCCGGCCGGCCGGAACTGGGCGGGGCGGTCTGGGCATGGACTGCGGAAACTGCAAGCCATGCCTTGCGGCTCGTCTTCGGTGGCACCTTCACGCGGTTCCCGACTTTGAAGGTCATTCTCGGTCACATGGGGGAGACACTGCCCTCCCTGCTGTGGCGCTTCGACAGCCGCTGGCAGTGCGCCCTGGGAGAGACGCTGCCGCCGGAGCAACTGCCGTCGGCCATCATACGGCGCCACTTCGCCATCACCACGTCCGGCGTTTGCGACCCGACCGCTTTGGCCGCCGCCATAGCGGCCCTGGGCGAGGACGCCGTGATGTTCTCGGTCGACTATCCCTATGAGGACACGTCCGCGGCAGCCGCCTTCATCGAGGCGGCGCCGCTGGATCCCGCCGTGCGCGCCAAGGTGTGCCACGCCAATGCCGAGCGCATCCTGAAGCTGTGA
- a CDS encoding glutamate 5-kinase (TIGRFAM: glutamate 5-kinase~PFAM: aspartate/glutamate/uridylate kinase; PUA domain containing protein~KEGG: bbt:BBta_0422 gamma-glutamate kinase), with amino-acid sequence MTSTDSTSDPTAPKTPVFTDFRRIVIKVGSALLVDRDHGRVKLAWLTSLVEDIATLHARGCEVMVVSSGAIALGRTVLGLPKGPLKLEDSQAAAAVGQITLSRTWAQILGHYGITAGQVLLTLGDTEERRRYLNARSTLGRLMDLKAVPIINENDTVATTEIRYGDNDRLAARVATMASADLLVLLSDIDGLYTAPPAQDPSATLIPVVPRIGAEIEAIAGDAGSELSRGGMRTKIEAGKIATSAGTHMVIASGHAKNPLKRIREGGRCTWFLTSANPVRARKSWIAGALEPRGTLHLDDGAVAALRRGASLLPAGVKRVEGLFDRGDAVVLRGPDGAEVGRGLVAYDSTHAARIMGRSTHEIEALLGVPGRSEMVHRDDMALGVE; translated from the coding sequence ATGACATCGACAGATTCGACATCAGATCCGACGGCTCCGAAGACCCCCGTCTTCACCGACTTCCGCCGCATCGTCATCAAGGTGGGCTCCGCCCTGCTGGTGGACCGCGACCACGGGCGGGTGAAGCTCGCCTGGCTCACCTCGCTGGTGGAGGACATCGCGACGCTCCATGCCCGCGGCTGCGAGGTGATGGTGGTGTCTTCGGGCGCTATCGCTTTGGGGCGCACCGTGCTCGGCCTGCCCAAGGGGCCGCTGAAGCTGGAGGACAGCCAGGCCGCCGCCGCCGTGGGCCAGATCACCCTGTCGCGCACCTGGGCGCAGATTCTCGGGCATTACGGCATTACCGCCGGCCAGGTGCTGCTGACCCTGGGCGACACCGAGGAGCGCCGGCGCTATCTCAACGCCCGCTCCACCCTCGGCCGGCTGATGGACCTCAAGGCGGTACCCATCATCAACGAGAACGACACGGTGGCCACCACCGAGATCCGCTACGGCGACAACGACCGCCTCGCCGCCCGGGTCGCCACCATGGCCAGCGCCGACCTGCTGGTGCTGCTCTCGGACATCGACGGGCTCTATACCGCCCCGCCGGCGCAGGACCCCTCCGCCACCCTCATCCCGGTGGTGCCGCGCATCGGCGCGGAGATCGAGGCCATCGCCGGGGATGCCGGCTCCGAGCTGTCGCGCGGCGGCATGCGCACCAAGATCGAGGCCGGCAAGATCGCCACCTCCGCCGGCACCCACATGGTCATCGCCTCCGGCCATGCGAAGAACCCGCTGAAGCGGATCCGGGAGGGCGGGCGCTGCACCTGGTTCCTCACCTCCGCCAATCCGGTGCGCGCCCGAAAGAGCTGGATCGCCGGGGCGCTGGAGCCGCGCGGCACGCTGCACCTGGACGACGGGGCCGTGGCGGCGCTGCGCCGGGGCGCCAGCCTTCTGCCGGCCGGGGTGAAACGGGTGGAAGGCCTGTTCGACCGCGGCGACGCGGTGGTGCTGCGCGGCCCCGACGGCGCCGAGGTGGGCCGGGGGCTGGTGGCCTACGACTCCACCCACGCCGCCCGCATCATGGGCCGCTCCACCCACGAGATCGAGGCGCTGCTGGGCGTCCCCGGCCGCTCCGAGATGGTGCACCGGGACGACATGGCCCTCGGGGTGGAGTGA
- a CDS encoding primosomal protein N' (TIGRFAM: primosomal protein N'~PFAM: helicase domain protein; type III restriction protein res subunit; DEAD/DEAH box helicase domain protein~SMART: DEAD-like helicases~KEGG: rpa:RPA0181 putative priA family helicase (primosomal protein N', replication factor Y)), with protein sequence MSARTVDVLLPLGLDTPYSYLVPEGMTLSPGDLVHVPLGARGMIGCVWPRPAGGGSGKPVDVAKLKAVKAKLDYVPLPPDLLKLVDWMADYTLAPRGMVLRMALRHGESPGAGRERVGVRVSGPAPARMTAARARLLDLLADGFVRGKSEAAREAGVSPSVVDGLVDEGALETVVLPPEPAAYPPDPTFATPTLSEPQAQAAHALSGAVDARGFGVFLLDGVTGSGKTEVYFEAVAQAIRDGRQALILLPEIALTQAFLDRFTTRFGVKPAEWHSGVSTRRRGRILNEVASGQVKVVAGARSALFLPFRDLGLIIVDEEHDPAYKQEDGVAYHARDMAVVRARLASAPIVLASATPSIETEVNARRGRYHRLALPVRFGGAKVPGLLPIDLRKEGPPKGRWIAPRLEAEITDTLEAGGQALLFLNRRGYAPLTLCHSCGHRMRCPSCTAWLVEHRFRRRLTCHHCGYQAPVPEACPACGAKDSLIPVGPGVERLQEEVQALFPAARSLVLSSDLAGGVERMRAELDAVAKGEVDVVVGTQLVAKGHNFPGLALVGVVDADVGLGQGDPRAAERTFQLVHQVAGRAGRGKTEGRGFIQTHMPEHPVMRALVTGDRDAFYDTEIAAREEAQLPPFGRMASLIVSASEGHVAEGHARRLAASAPLVAGVRILGPAEAPLAILRGRHRWRLLVRAPRAFDLSRYLRDWRATAPKVTGNIRVAIDVDPQSFF encoded by the coding sequence ATGAGTGCGCGCACGGTCGATGTCCTCCTGCCCCTGGGCCTCGACACCCCCTATTCCTACCTCGTACCCGAGGGGATGACGCTCTCCCCCGGCGACCTCGTGCATGTGCCCCTGGGCGCGCGCGGGATGATCGGCTGCGTCTGGCCGCGTCCCGCCGGCGGCGGATCGGGCAAGCCGGTGGATGTGGCCAAGCTCAAGGCGGTGAAGGCGAAGCTGGACTATGTCCCCCTGCCGCCGGACCTGTTGAAGCTCGTCGACTGGATGGCCGACTACACCCTCGCCCCGCGCGGCATGGTTCTGCGCATGGCCCTGCGCCACGGCGAAAGCCCCGGCGCCGGCCGCGAGCGGGTGGGCGTGCGCGTCAGCGGCCCGGCCCCGGCGCGCATGACGGCGGCCCGCGCCCGGCTGCTCGACCTGCTCGCCGACGGCTTCGTGCGCGGCAAGTCGGAGGCAGCGCGGGAGGCCGGGGTCTCCCCTTCCGTGGTGGACGGGCTGGTGGACGAGGGCGCACTGGAAACCGTGGTGCTGCCCCCCGAGCCCGCCGCCTATCCCCCCGACCCGACCTTCGCCACGCCCACCCTCTCCGAGCCGCAGGCGCAGGCGGCACACGCGCTCAGCGGAGCGGTGGACGCCAGGGGCTTCGGCGTCTTCCTGCTGGACGGCGTCACCGGCTCGGGCAAGACGGAGGTGTATTTCGAGGCGGTGGCGCAGGCGATCCGCGACGGCCGGCAGGCGCTGATCCTGCTGCCGGAAATCGCCCTCACCCAGGCCTTCCTCGACCGCTTCACCACCCGCTTCGGGGTGAAGCCGGCGGAATGGCATTCCGGCGTCTCCACAAGGCGACGCGGGCGCATCCTCAACGAGGTGGCCTCAGGACAGGTGAAGGTGGTGGCCGGCGCCCGTTCGGCCCTTTTCCTGCCATTCCGCGACCTCGGCCTCATCATCGTGGATGAGGAGCACGACCCGGCCTACAAGCAGGAGGACGGCGTCGCCTACCATGCCCGCGACATGGCGGTAGTGCGGGCGCGGCTGGCCTCCGCCCCCATCGTGCTTGCCTCGGCCACCCCCTCCATCGAGACCGAGGTGAACGCCCGGCGCGGGCGCTACCATCGCCTCGCTTTGCCGGTGCGCTTCGGCGGCGCCAAGGTGCCCGGCCTCCTGCCCATCGACCTGCGCAAGGAGGGCCCGCCCAAGGGCCGCTGGATCGCGCCACGTCTCGAAGCGGAGATCACCGATACGCTGGAGGCGGGCGGACAGGCGCTGCTGTTCCTCAACCGACGAGGCTATGCGCCGCTCACCCTGTGCCACTCCTGCGGGCACCGCATGCGCTGCCCCTCCTGCACCGCGTGGCTGGTGGAGCACCGCTTCCGCCGCCGCCTCACCTGCCACCATTGCGGCTATCAGGCCCCGGTGCCCGAGGCTTGCCCCGCCTGCGGCGCCAAGGACAGCCTCATCCCCGTGGGGCCGGGGGTGGAGCGGCTGCAGGAGGAGGTTCAGGCGCTGTTTCCCGCTGCCCGTTCCCTCGTCCTGTCCTCGGACCTCGCCGGCGGGGTGGAGCGCATGCGCGCCGAGCTGGACGCAGTGGCCAAGGGCGAGGTGGACGTGGTGGTGGGCACCCAGCTCGTAGCCAAGGGGCACAATTTCCCCGGCCTCGCACTGGTGGGCGTGGTGGACGCGGATGTGGGCCTCGGTCAGGGCGACCCGCGCGCGGCGGAACGCACCTTCCAGCTGGTGCACCAGGTGGCGGGGCGCGCCGGGCGCGGCAAGACGGAAGGGCGCGGCTTCATCCAGACCCACATGCCCGAGCATCCGGTGATGCGGGCGCTGGTGACCGGCGACCGCGACGCCTTCTACGATACCGAGATCGCCGCCCGGGAGGAGGCCCAGCTGCCCCCCTTCGGCCGCATGGCGAGCCTCATCGTCTCCGCCAGCGAGGGCCATGTGGCGGAGGGCCATGCCCGAAGGCTCGCCGCCTCAGCCCCTTTGGTCGCGGGGGTACGCATCCTTGGCCCGGCGGAAGCCCCGCTGGCGATCCTGCGCGGGCGCCATCGCTGGCGGCTGCTGGTGCGGGCACCCCGCGCCTTCGACCTGTCGCGCTATCTGCGCGACTGGCGGGCCACGGCGCCGAAGGTGACGGGCAACATCCGCGTCGCCATCGACGTGGACCCGCAGAGCTTCTTTTGA
- a CDS encoding GTP-binding protein Obg/CgtA (TIGRFAM: small GTP-binding protein; GTP-binding protein Obg/CgtA~PFAM: GTP-binding protein HSR1-related; GTP1/OBG sub domain protein~KEGG: rpe:RPE_0550 small GTP-binding protein): MKFLDQAKVYVRSGDGGAGCVSFRREKFIEFGGPDGGDGGRGGDVWIECVDGLNTLIDYRYQQHFKAKKGDHGKGANRTGARGSDVVLRVPAGTQILDETEETVLADLTEVGQRIKLLEGGNGGFGNAQFKTSTNQAPRRANPGLEGQERWIWLRLKLIADAGLVGLPNAGKSTFLAATTAAKPKIADYPFTTLHPGLGVVRVDGREFVLADIPGLIEGAHEGVGIGDRFLGHVERCRALLHLVDGTSEHAGKAYKTVRAELAAYGNGLDEKPEIVALSKVDALSPELLKQQKERLKRAAKKTPLLLSAQSGQGVQEALRLLLSVVEEERGAEKAEEPRDAWRP, encoded by the coding sequence ATGAAATTCCTCGATCAGGCCAAGGTCTATGTGCGCTCCGGCGACGGGGGGGCGGGTTGCGTCTCCTTCCGGCGCGAGAAATTCATCGAGTTCGGCGGTCCCGATGGCGGCGACGGCGGACGCGGCGGCGACGTGTGGATCGAGTGCGTGGATGGCCTCAACACGCTCATCGACTATCGCTACCAGCAGCATTTCAAGGCCAAGAAGGGCGACCACGGCAAGGGCGCCAACCGCACCGGCGCCCGTGGCTCCGACGTGGTGCTGAGGGTGCCCGCCGGCACCCAGATCCTTGATGAGACGGAAGAGACGGTCCTTGCCGACCTCACCGAGGTGGGCCAGCGCATCAAGCTCTTGGAAGGCGGCAACGGCGGCTTCGGCAACGCCCAGTTCAAGACCTCGACCAACCAGGCCCCGCGCCGCGCCAATCCCGGCCTGGAAGGCCAGGAGCGGTGGATCTGGCTGCGCCTGAAGCTGATCGCCGACGCCGGCCTCGTGGGCCTGCCCAATGCCGGCAAGTCCACCTTCCTCGCCGCTACCACCGCGGCCAAGCCCAAGATCGCCGACTACCCCTTCACCACGCTGCATCCCGGCCTCGGGGTGGTGCGGGTGGACGGGCGCGAGTTCGTGCTCGCCGACATTCCCGGCCTCATCGAGGGCGCGCACGAGGGGGTGGGCATCGGCGACCGCTTCCTCGGCCATGTGGAGCGCTGCCGGGCGCTGCTGCATCTGGTGGACGGCACATCCGAGCACGCCGGCAAGGCCTACAAGACGGTGCGGGCCGAGCTTGCCGCCTATGGCAACGGCCTCGACGAGAAACCGGAGATCGTGGCCCTGTCCAAGGTGGATGCGCTCTCCCCCGAGCTGCTCAAGCAGCAGAAGGAGCGCCTGAAGCGCGCCGCCAAGAAGACGCCGCTCTTGCTCTCGGCCCAGTCGGGGCAAGGGGTTCAGGAGGCGTTGCGCCTGCTGCTTTCCGTGGTGGAAGAGGAGCGCGGCGCCGAGAAGGCGGAGGAACCGCGGGACGCCTGGCGGCCCTGA
- a CDS encoding metallophosphoesterase (PFAM: metallophosphoesterase~KEGG: bja:blr1149 putative ICC-like phosphoesterases) — translation MLARAESVESPLATVVLAGAELVLDPSGALLWPDERLMVVADLHLEKGSAFARRGQMLPPYDSLDTLKRLAAAIAMHQPRMVIALGDSLHDRWALERMADPVREEIRRIQAGRTFIWIAGNHDPMPTDIGGEGTAALAHGPFLFRHEPAEGPAPGEVCGHLHPAARIALRGRGVRRRCFVTDGSRMVLPAFGAYAGGLSVRDPAIAGLFPPRGFTAHLLGAGRTYEMPASACIGD, via the coding sequence ATGCTCGCCCGTGCCGAATCAGTTGAATCGCCCCTTGCCACCGTCGTCCTCGCCGGCGCCGAGCTGGTGCTGGACCCCTCCGGCGCGCTGCTGTGGCCGGACGAGCGGCTGATGGTGGTGGCGGACCTGCATCTGGAAAAAGGCTCCGCCTTCGCCCGGCGCGGCCAGATGCTGCCGCCCTATGACAGCCTCGACACGTTGAAGCGACTCGCCGCCGCCATCGCCATGCACCAGCCGCGCATGGTGATCGCCCTCGGCGACAGCCTGCACGACCGCTGGGCGCTGGAACGCATGGCCGATCCCGTCCGCGAGGAGATCCGCCGCATCCAGGCCGGACGCACCTTCATCTGGATCGCCGGCAACCATGATCCCATGCCCACCGACATCGGCGGTGAGGGCACGGCGGCGCTGGCCCACGGTCCATTCCTGTTCCGCCACGAGCCGGCGGAAGGGCCCGCCCCGGGGGAAGTGTGCGGCCACCTGCACCCCGCCGCCCGCATCGCGCTGCGCGGGCGGGGCGTGCGGCGGCGCTGCTTCGTCACCGATGGCAGCCGCATGGTGCTGCCGGCCTTCGGCGCCTATGCCGGCGGCCTGAGCGTGCGCGATCCCGCCATCGCCGGCCTGTTCCCGCCGCGTGGCTTCACCGCCCATCTGCTGGGCGCCGGCCGCACCTATGAGATGCCCGCCTCGGCCTGCATCGGGGATTGA
- a CDS encoding import inner membrane translocase subunit Tim44 (PFAM: import inner membrane translocase subunit Tim44~KEGG: rpe:RPE_0375 import inner membrane translocase, subunit Tim44), with translation MRLCRGARKAWRSAVLDIYTIIFLALAVFIFVRLRSVLGQRTGRERPPYDPYSRDTARPPQPASDKVVPLPERPVSPPAASPVDEAPPAYRWEGVAQEGSATAAALDEIARIEPDFDARHFLTGARAAYEMIVTAFAAGDRRALKDLLAKDVYDGFVSAIADRESRRETMESRFVAVEQAELQDVTVRDRSAQLTVRFVSKLISVTRGPDGAVVDGSPDTVADVTDVWTFARDLGTRDPNWKLVATEAAQ, from the coding sequence ATGCGGCTTTGCCGCGGCGCCCGAAAGGCATGGCGAAGCGCAGTGCTCGACATTTACACGATCATCTTCCTGGCCCTCGCGGTCTTCATCTTCGTGCGCCTGCGCAGTGTCCTCGGGCAAAGGACCGGACGCGAGCGGCCGCCTTACGACCCCTATTCCCGCGATACCGCCCGCCCGCCGCAGCCGGCCTCCGACAAGGTGGTGCCCCTGCCCGAGCGCCCGGTGAGCCCGCCCGCCGCCTCCCCGGTGGACGAAGCGCCGCCGGCCTATCGCTGGGAAGGCGTGGCGCAGGAGGGGTCCGCTACCGCAGCGGCCCTCGACGAGATCGCCCGTATCGAGCCCGACTTCGATGCCAGGCACTTCCTCACTGGCGCCCGCGCGGCTTATGAAATGATCGTGACCGCCTTCGCCGCCGGTGACCGCCGCGCGCTGAAGGACCTGCTGGCCAAGGATGTCTATGACGGCTTCGTCTCTGCCATCGCCGACCGCGAGAGCCGGCGCGAGACCATGGAATCGCGTTTCGTCGCCGTTGAACAGGCCGAGCTTCAGGACGTGACCGTGCGTGACCGCAGCGCCCAGCTCACGGTGCGCTTCGTCTCCAAGCTGATCTCGGTCACGCGCGGCCCGGATGGTGCTGTGGTGGATGGCAGCCCCGACACGGTCGCCGACGTGACCGATGTGTGGACCTTCGCCCGTGACCTCGGCACGCGCGATCCCAACTGGAAGCTGGTGGCCACCGAAGCCGCCCAGTGA